Proteins co-encoded in one Brassica rapa cultivar Chiifu-401-42 chromosome A02, CAAS_Brap_v3.01, whole genome shotgun sequence genomic window:
- the LOC103851500 gene encoding agamous-like MADS-box protein AGL62, which produces MMKKSKGRQKTKMVKMDKENNLQVTFSKRKNGLFKKACELCTLCDAEVAIFVFSPSGKVYSFGHLDVETIINRFEGIENPPLNPQPNMQLDEIHRNSPIQDLNNDLTELMNQLELEQKKTEDLKNKRKNSKVPEIWLKDSIGGLDLGQAKEFKGKLENLKKQVRYEAFKILQGRYPHPSFYVGSSSNALFGVDGGININPNMNLFDQRRMVNMNNFYNHNMALPNHPLPFGNYGHAEGFVPGYNYIPEPNPTENQNPSSKEENEAGNEHHHDGHSPDPRSD; this is translated from the exons ATGATGAAAAAAAGTAAAGGTcgtcaaaaaacaaaaatggtcAAAATGGATAAAGAAAATAACCTTCAAGTTAcgttttctaaaagaaaaaatggtcTTTTCAAAAAGGCTTGTGAGCTTTGTACACTTTGTGATGCTGAGGTCGCTATTTTTGTGTTTTCACCTAGTGGAAAAGTTTATTCTTTTGGTCATCTAGACGTAGAAACTATAATAAATCGATTCGAAGGCATTGAAAATCCACCTCTCAACCCACAACCCAACATGCAACTTGATGAAATCCATCGAAACTCTCCGATTCAAGATCTGAACAATGATCTTACTGAG CTGATGAACCAACTAGAATTAGAGCAAAAAAAGACTGAAGACTtgaagaacaaaagaaaaaattccAAAGTCCCTGAGATTTGGTTGAAAGATTCCATTGGAGGACTTGACTTAGGTCAAGCCAAAGAATTCAAAGGTAAACTTGAAAATCTGAAGAAACAAGTGAGATATGAAGCTTTCAAAATCCTCCAAGGAAGATATCCTCATCCAAGTTTCTATGTGGGAAGCTCTAGTAATGCTCTTTTTGGGGTTGATGGTGGTATTAATATCAATCCAAATATGAACCTGTTTGATCAAAGAAGAATGGTGAACATGAATAATTTCTACAACCATAACATGGCTCTCCCCAATCATCCATTACCATTTGGAAACTACGGTCATGCTGAGGGATTTGTTCCGGGATACAATTACATACCAGAGCCTAATCCAACTGAAAACCAAAACCCGAGttccaaagaagaaaatgaagctGGAAATGAACATCATCATGATGGCCATTCTCCTGACCCTAGATctgattaa